The segment GCCCCCACGCACTTGCAACCCGCAGGGTTGCCCTACACCGACCGCGGCTTCACCGGCCAGAAGCACAACGACGACCTCGGCCTCATCTACTACAATGCGCGGTACTACTTACCCGGCGTGGGGCGGTTTGTGAGCGCGGATACGATTGTGCCAGGTCCAGCTAATCCCCAATCCCTTAACCGCTACGCCTATGCCCTCAACAACCCCGTCCGGTACACAGACCCAAGCGGACACATAACCAATTGTGCCCTTTTGGGAGCAGAGGAAGACATCGCTGGATGCCAGGAAACAGCATCGTTCTGGAACACGACGACATATCGAGGGAGCAATGCCATTGTTAGCTATCTGCCAGCCCCACCAGGTATCATTCCTGATGGTTGGCGCGTGATAGAAGCAAACTACCCAGAATTGTTCCCCAACCACGCCAGCAACAATGCGCCTGCAAGTGTCTACATTTACTATAGCTTTGTGGCTGATGACGCGGAACAGCTTCTCGATTTCGAACTCGTCGCCCGCATGCTTATTCACGAGCTAGAGCGCGGTTTCCTTTACAATGACCCACTTTACGCAGCTGAGGTTAGCGAGTATTGGCCACAAGACCTGATAGCCCAGGCCTATGTCGTCGTCAACAAATCCCGCGTTAGGAATCAGACTATCCAGGAAATTGTCTGTTCCGATTACGTGGCTGACCCGATTCTTAATCCCCCTGCCTGGGGCAGGTCTGGAACGGTTGTGGAAAGAGCTTATGTTCTTGCTCTCGGAGTAGACCAGGGATGGCTTCGTGACACGTCATTCGGAGCGGATCAGTTTGGACACCAGGACAAGAATGACAGTTCTAATCCGTACGAACTCTACAAAGACCAAACCTATCTGGGTGACTTCGCCGCTGGAACGTGGTGGTATCCTACTCTGGCCGCCAGTCGCATCATTTATCCCTTTGGCATAGTGTCGTCAGACCCAGGTCCTTATTGGAGATAATAATATCACGGTCCTCACCAGCTTCCCGTCGATAAATGGGAATAGCGTAAACAGATTTCAGGCAGTTGGTCAGATTTCTCAATGCGCGCTCAAATCAAGGCAATGACGCCAAAGGGGTAATGACATGATTTATCGTTCATTTCATCTCCATTCAATTCTTGCCGGGTTGGTGCTTTTGTTAAGCGCCTGTTCCCCTTCTCTAGCAATTAATGCCAACGAAACATCACTCCAAACGACTGCGCCTGAATCGGCGGTTTCTTTCACGCCCACCATGTTGCCGCCGACACCAGAAGCAACTGTGATGCGCACACCCCAACCCACACGAACTGCCACAGCCTCTCCATCGCCCGAAATCATATACTCGCCCACATTCACGCCAACCTTGACGCCGACGGAAGAAATACCCATTATCCCACCACCTCCATTCACGGTTAGCATTGCCTTACAGGGATGGTTTGGGTCGCCAGCAGAAGTGAAGGTAGCCGTTTACGATCCGCTTACTGAGGGGATGACCACAATTATACTGTCTGAAACCGTAAGTAATTTGTCCTATGGTCCCCCACGGTGGTCTTCAGATAAAAAAAGCTGATGTTTGCCGTATTCAACGTCGCGGAAAATGCATCTGGATTCTGGGTTTCAGATCCTGGCAACACTAATATACACCAGATTGGTCCGAAGTACCCGCGAGAAATCAACTACGACCACGTTTCTGGAATAGTCGGGTTAGGGTGGTCATTCATGAGCGACTGGTTTGCTTATACCTATGTCCGTTCTCCTGTGGATAGGGAACTACTCTTGCTGGACATGTTATCTGGGAACAGCATCCAGACAGGGGTCAACATGTATTGGGCCGTCTGGTCGCCGTATGACAACCGCCTGGCTTATATTACGATAGATAATGATGCCTTGTACATAGCCGCGCCGGAATCGTTTGACAAGCCACAGCGGTATGGTCATGAGGAGTATGTTGGTACGATGGCCTGGCATCCGACCGAAAATAAGATTCTGGTAGGCACGGGCGATAATTTCGTCATAAGCAGCCTAAACAAGTTATGGTCGCTGGACCTGGATACAGGTCAATGGCAGTTTGTTGGCTCATTTCCCTACCTGTCGCAGATGGCCTATTCACCTGATGGGGCGTTCATTGCTGTTTATGCCCAGCACGCGGCCAAAAAGCTGTCTACCGTAACGATCCTGCGCGCAGATTCAGGTGAAAGCATTGCCCAAATGGAGATGACAGACACATTTTTCCATCGCCTGGATTGGCTGGATGCGCAAACAGTTGCCCTCAGCACGCGCGACAACATACTGGTCTTTCCCGTCCAACAGCCCGAGAATGCGTATTGGGTCTTTGATGAGAACAGTCCGATTTATGCGTATTATGAGCACATTCAAATTGTCGATTGGTGAGGAAGGACTTTCTTTACAAGAAGCTATGAGGGGTTTGCCTGGTACTAAGTCTGTTTTCGACAGGTAAACCTGACAACAGGCAACATTAAATCAGACGCCGAATCGGTTAACAATTGGTATCTATTCAGGTGTGAGTTGAGGCATGAGGACATTACCGTCAAACAGAGACCCCAATGCTTCCCACACATTCAAACCTTGTTTGCGAATTCACTACCGTACATTTTTAATGTAAACCAATGGGCATCTGAAAAGCTACCGGAATAGGCAAGGATTCATTGAGGAAATGGTCCAACAAGTCAAGACCCAGTTGAAACAAACTCAAATCACACCGGTCTGTCCGATGGATGATTGCTACCCATTCGTCTCGTTTGGCGATTGCCCCCAGATAAATGACCCAAATGTAAGCCAGACAAGCAGCTATCAGCAAACGGGCCATACGCTTTGGCTCAGAGACATGACTCTTGTGCAAATGGAAGCCACGACTTTTCTGGTCGGA is part of the Ardenticatenales bacterium genome and harbors:
- a CDS encoding RHS repeat-associated core domain-containing protein, coding for MPAFYTPYLPYRTAPTHLQPAGLPYTDRGFTGQKHNDDLGLIYYNARYYLPGVGRFVSADTIVPGPANPQSLNRYAYALNNPVRYTDPSGHITNCALLGAEEDIAGCQETASFWNTTTYRGSNAIVSYLPAPPGIIPDGWRVIEANYPELFPNHASNNAPASVYIYYSFVADDAEQLLDFELVARMLIHELERGFLYNDPLYAAEVSEYWPQDLIAQAYVVVNKSRVRNQTIQEIVCSDYVADPILNPPAWGRSGTVVERAYVLALGVDQGWLRDTSFGADQFGHQDKNDSSNPYELYKDQTYLGDFAAGTWWYPTLAASRIIYPFGIVSSDPGPYWR